aaaaataataattaaacttgatgtttattatggtcaaaatatttctctctctaatataactcaaatttaaatatggagtatttcagtcaaaatatttatcaaatgatgagttcttaatacctgtgtataaccttaaacaacataTATTTTAGAACTTAAAATTCCATGTGCTTAAGTGCTCATACAACCTAATAACTAAGGTAATCACATATCGTCATAacacaattatattttgaaagtttagtaaacttattgacaaatttttttagtaaacttagtggtaaagtttttgagttttgatggttCTGACATTGAGTTAAGTTTTGCCAAATTTGTGATGGAAAATGTTGTTGCCTTGAAGAGGATGATTTCAAACTTAGCTGGAAGCTACGTAACTCAGATCTGGAAGAAGTAAAACAGAAGTTGTTCTCGTTTAAGAAATGTTCTAGTTCTATGAATTTGGAATTACACCAAGAAGGCCAGAACATGCTTTATTGTAAATCATTTGTGCTGCCCTCCAAATAACAAGGATTTGTTTACTTGAATGAGCAATGATTATCTCGtgctacttttttttaaaaaaacaaatatatttattatttagttagaagataatgtaatgtatttatatttaaattaattaattttgagttaaaagaatattccgttagcatttTTTGGATGATGTTAAAgggggtggggtggagtgtagaatttagagaagaattgagttaagtgtaattgtgagattattattggggtagagtgcatattttggataagaatggagctaagtgttattctcacaaatcttgaggggggtgagtgtattttactctatatTTTATTATGTACAAATCATGAAAATAATTACATACTTCATCAATACACCTGAAGAGGAAAAAATATTACCTAATTTTATATTAACAATTAATAACTAACAACTAATATTGACctataaaaaattattgttttattaagctttttaatatttcagaatGTAAGGGAAGTAAAAACTCTCATTtagcttttttttatttttattgtaaCCTTAATTTTTCGTTCTATAAACTTATGGATTCTAGTTCACACAAAAAAACTTATGGATTCAATGAACCTGGATTAAATCTTGATTGATCAACAATGTATCTATTGCCTATGCAAAATTTTCAAGGTCCCAACCCATATTGTCAAAATTGACTGATGTGACATTTATGTtccttgtttttatttattttgtatatcCCCTTACTTATAGTTGCTGGCATGTATTTTTTTAGTGATGATATATTCACACCTTATCTTTTATACACTTtatttccacatatttttatttttatttctctttttttatcaTCTATTATATCttaattatattttctctctctctctctcttatgttttttattcttcctatctctccatccctttccacctcattttttaggtgtgaaCATATAATTATTCGTATTTTTTGTAATGTTAGGAAAGGCCTAATACATGTGATCTCACTATATTTTGTGAGAAATTTTAATCCAATTATGAAGAACTTAAGGTCTCAAAATGTAATTACTTAGGTTGAAGAGTACCCTATCTTGATCGGATAGAGGAGGTTACTCAAATCATAAAATGTGACGTAATTGTTAGCTTATTTCATTTCTTAGTTATAAGATTGAGAGTTTGATCATGAACATCAAAATGAAATAACCAGTCACTTAACACTTAATGAAAACCCCTGTGTGAATACTTGACTCAAATATAAAAGAGGAAGCTACTTTGATATTAGAAACTAGAAAATAGTAGGAGTGACGAAAACAGCTCATCATGTCATGTTGAAGTGTTTCTCTGAGAGACATCCACCTTTGAGGCTTTGATGACCTTTTCCATGGATGGACATTCAAGGAGAATCGTCACTATCATTAACTGTACTATATTTGATCAATGATTACTAAACTATCACAAGTGCTTTCTTAATTACAATTAATTAGACTTGTCTAGAAGattttacccaaaaaaaacTTGTCTAGAAGAAAATTATTTCGAAATCATGATAGATATGCAATGCAAAATTATAGACCTAAAGTTTGTAATGAAATAACGTGTATTGAATGAGTATAGATAACATAACAGCAATTGGTTTTGGAAGATATCCCGCCTGATAAGCATGAGACTAATCTTCGAGATTTTAAGATTACTTCTCCATAGGCATCATTTGAAATTCGAGTTCTGAATTAGATACTTAAAAAGCTCAACAACATTGTAcaagaaagaaaatagaatatacatatacatatcaacaaagaaaaaatctcAGTCCAATCCAGACCAACTCAGAgttgaaattaaataattaatactgtAAAAAGAATATTAACAATgaagaaatgaaatgaaatccaTTAAGAATTGATGGTCCAAGCATAGAGCAACAAAGAGAAGGCACCAATATCACAAGATCtggttgatgaagaagatgaagaggttcTACCACACTCACTGTTCTCCTCTGCCCACTGCAACACGCTTGAACCCGACGACACGCTCTTCCTCATCAACCTCTTCTCTGCCCCCACTATCTCCGGCCACACCGTGCCTTCTCCTACCTGAAACACAAAAACACCGTGTCCATGATTTCCATTGCTGTTGGTGTCGTTGTTACCAACCACCCAACTCAACACGTCCCAGTAGAACTCTACTTCGATGCCATCGATGAAGAACTTCTCGTACCCTCTGAATTTCCACACAAGCCTTTTCACTACCAATCGAGTTTCACTGTCCACTTTCACTCTCAGCGCCCCTTCACAACATTCAATCTCTATGTCATGTTTTGATCCCATGAACTCGGCACGTGAAACGTAGCTTCTGCTTCCAAACACGTGCTCTCTTCTCGAAAGCAGAACAGGGGTGTGTTCTGTTCTGCTCGTGCTTGTGCCGGTTGTGATGTTGAGGTGGCGCTGTCGCCGTGTCAAGTAGTTGAGAGCAAGGTCGCCGAGCAAGAATTGGAGCTTCCCGCCGTGAGAGATTGCTAGGTAGAAGCATGACTCTGGCTCTGCAGAGTTTTGTGTATATACTGTTTTGGTGAAGTTCCAGTGGAGTTTGATTTTGTTCAAGTGTTGGTTTTGGATGCATTTTGAGCCGTGTTGTGTttggaagaaggagaaggttgATGGGTTGAGGGAAATGGTGGTGGAGAAGATGTCTGAGGCGTGGATGGTTAAGGAATGGGAGAAAAGGGTTCTTGACCAACTGAGTGTGACATAAGTGGGTGAGTCACAGAGTTGTGTTTGGTATATGCAGGTTACTACATTTTGTGGAAATTGATTGGTGCTGCTGCTACTGCTTGAGGGTGACTTGGGTTGGCTGAAACAAGCTTTGATCATGTTGCTTGTTGTTGCTCCTTTGTGTTTTTTCAAATATTCAGGTCATATCTAGTTAATATGCTAGGATTAGGAGGAGTGAAGAAGCAAGATTTTAAATTGAGGTTGTGGCTCCTGCTTTGCAAAATGCGGGTTGATACGGTCGCAATTGTGGTCTTGATGCCTAGCACGGAGGCCAAAACCTTTTATCATTGCGGCTGCAATTGCTATTGTTAATTGCAATTTATAACTCTAGGAGGAAGGAACCCATGAAGAAGAAATTGGGATGGATGAGAGTTGAGCCAAGTTTGATAAGAGAGGTTCTTAAATTTTGGGTGTTTATAATGATGTGTTGTGTTGTTATCTGTTTTTGTAAGTGAGATGTTGGGAAAAAGTCTAGTGCTTTGCATCTTTTTAATGATGCAAACACAATAATTCTATTCATACAATCATCAGCTCCAGTTGCTAAGCCTTTTCAGGGACTATTGATTGGGTCATGGTTTTGGTTCCTTGAATTACGCCTTTGACAAGGCTATGATGGCTTCTTTTTCACATGCTAGTGAGCTGGGTTGCACTCAGACTTTCCAAGTCGTCACAATTAGTCCAGGTCACTTTGAGATTTTCTTGCATCAGTtcccctttttcctttttttactCTTTTTAAAGAAAGGGGTTGTATTTGCAAGATGCACTAATCAATGTACAATTGGATTAAGtaatacatgtttaattctaTTTAACAAATTTTAAGTTCGGGTTACGTGAATGGAAAATGTGGCCGGTGCAGTAGAGCCAACTCTACCATAATGTTGATGTTAGGTACCAAACAAATTGCAAGAGGCAATGCTAATGACTTTAGCTTTCCCCTACTCAATCATCACAGAGGCGAATGGAAGATTGGCCATCGTGAAGAAAGGGGTAGCTTAACCATACCTTTTTCTCTCAGCCAAAAACTCTCATTATGTGATAAGCAAAAAGGCCAAAAGCTAATATtcatacatgttttttttttaatacattgtAATGTACCCTGATATTTCAAATTAGGCTTAGATGGAGTTATAGTCTACCTCAAATCTTCCATACGCCACCTATTATTAggtgatttttttaaattgtaaaGTGCTTCTGTGAAGGAAAGGGGTACCATGGTGTTAGGAGGAACGTGAGAAATTTCAATAGCAAATACACAGTTGAGGTAACCAATTCAATTTTATAGTGAAGAGGAAAGAAAAACAGGTGAGAGAGGGAGTATACACGACCCGAGTAACACTACTATAACTAGaagatttttatattaaataaatcaaatatatttaatagttttaataatcaattataataatttccttttttttttgtcattgaGAAATACTTGTTTGTAAATTAACCGTGAGAGGAATGCTTCTGCTGATTGACTTGCGCGTCAAGGGGTTATCTCTCTTTAGCCGGACTCTTTGACTGTTGATTCTCctccttcagagcttcaaagTTTTGTTGTTGAAGGACTCTTTAGGCGTTCCTTAGTCATTTTGTattgtttgtttattttccggaaaaaaaaaatgtaatacaAGACACATGTCAGCCCATATCAGGATGTCTTAACTCTTAAGTGAGATCACAACTATTTTATCTTTGATTTTATCAGTCCAACTCACATATTGTATTAGTCCAAGATACTTATTTTAACTAGTTATTTGGGCCAACTCATAAAAGTCCATATATTTTCACAATTCTAATTATGTATATACTTAAATCCACCCATTTTTAATTACACaatcataattatttcaaacaCAAAATCATACCAATTTGGCTTCATAGTTCATACTTCATACCTAGTTCTTATCTATATAATATGGATTAGGAGAAATACAAATTTTAGCTGTATAATTAACAAATTTATAAACTAATATGATTAAGAAAATACGCAGTAAAACTCTGGATTAGATGTTTGAAGAGTTCAGCTAGTATCTATATACCAGCTGTGCTAGAAGTAAAATtagaaaattattaattattccaACTACTGctgattaaaaatattaatgtaaTGAAAGAACTAATAAATCAATTCTGTAGCAGAAAAAGAATGAACCAATAAAATACAATAAATCACATTCaagaaatattatttaatttttataaaaaggAATAAAATAAAGTGACACTTGGAAATGGATACAATAACAATAACGTGCCACCATTTATGACTTGGAATGAGTAATGTATGTATGGATGAGATGGATGTTAAGCTAAGCATGTAGTTGCAATGGTGATGAAATGGAGCTTGTGGGATCCACGTCCTTCGTCTCCTACTAGGAACCGTTTCTGATCTCAAACATGCACTTTCACTGCCACCATAAATACACACACATTGACACAGTCGCAGGTACATGTCTGTCATCACTTTTCTTTGGATTTTTCTGAACCCAGTTATGCAATTGCTATGCTATGCTctgtgagtgagtgagtgagtgagttgTAATCTTCCTTCAATACCCAGTTTCTGTTTTCTCTGTATGTCACCATCTTGAGGTTCCTTTCTTTCCAAttcataaattttcatttttggcttttgggttttatttatttattgaagaATTTCAACTGTTAGTGGAGCAGAGCCAGGCATTGACAGTGAAAGAAGTTTGCTTTTTTTGTCTCTTTCCATTTCTCTGTGATGTCTGAGCCCTTTCACTCCCTACATTCTCCAAATTTGTCttcaatccaatccaatccaccCATTTCTGAGATGGGGTTTTTGCTGTATCTCTAGGCCAAGTTCCCTTTTGCTAAGTTCTGCTTTTGTCTAAACTGGGCTCCATCTGTTTGCTGAAAAGCCCCAACCAAAAGAAGCTTGCTAATtggattgaattgaattgagttgAAGCTGatttttgccaaaaaaaaaaatgaaggattTCCCTTCTTGTTTTGGGGAAAATGGAGTTCAGGTTGCAGATTCAAGCACCAGCAAAACTGCCCAGAATCTGGTTACTTGTGTTTATCAATGCAGGGTACATGGTAGGTCCTGCCTGATTACTGTCACTTGGAGTAAGAATTTGATGGGGCAAGGTCTCAGCGTTGGGATCGATGACTCTTCGAATCAGTGTCTTTGTAAGGTGGATGTTAAACCATGGATGTTCTCCAAGAGGAGAGGCTGCAAGAGTCTAGAGGCTTTTTCCTGTAAAATTGATGTGTTTTGGGACCTTTCTTCTGCTAAATTTGGTACTGGGCCTGAACCGCTGCAGGGGTTTTATGTAGGAGTTGTTGTAGATCGGCAAATGGTTCTTCTTCTCGGGGATTTGAGGAGAGAAGCTTTCAAGAAGAGCAATGCCATGCCGTTACACTCCAATGCTGTTTTAGTTGGCAAGAAAGAACATGTTTCTGGTAAGAAGTTGTATGGTACCAAGGCTGTGTTTTGCGACAATGGTCGAGTTCATGACCTTGTGATTGAATGTGACACTGCAAGTGGTAATGATCCGTGCCTTGTGATTCGCCTAGACAGTAAAACTGTGATGCAAGTGAAGCGGTTGAGATGGAAATTCAGGGGGAATCATACTATTCTTGTAGATGGTCTTGCTGTGGAAGTTTTCTGGGATGTCCATAATTGGCTCTTTAGTACAGCATCTCTTGCAGATGCTGTCTTTATGTTCAAGACGTGCCTCTCCTCAGATAGGCTGTGGGCTACCCAATCCCTTTCTAATGCAAATCTGCTGCAGTCGTCTTTCTCTGAGAGATTTTCTGATACCAGATTGCAGGGTCTTGGTTTCTCTCTTATTTTGTATGCTTGGAAGAACATGTAGAGGTGAAGAAATACATCATATATTGAATACTAACAGACCTCTTAGTGAGTTTGGATATATCAACCATGTGATTGAAGTACAGTTGATTCAAAATGAGTCATTTTGTTTCTCTCTTTCCCCCTGTTAAATTCATATCCTCAATGTAGCAGAGCTATTTGAAGTTTTGAACAGATagagactttttttttaatacaaatttATCCACCTTCAAGAGTTAATTTTATGGTTCATATTACTAAGTTACAATGTTTATAGTTTTGTTTTCTGTGTTATTCATGCAAGTATTGTGAATTGGTACCACAAGTCCTTACTTAGTACTTACTTTTAGTTAGAGTGTAACATACCTATTATTCTCAGTTTGGGTTGTCATACATTTGAACTTTTAGCATTGAGAATCCATATAATTACCAAGTACAAAAAACATTCTAAGCCAAAAAGTTTAATATGCTTAGGGGATCTGAGGTTGAAGAGGGTGGTAACGATAGAGAAAGATCATCAAATTACAGTGAATGTCTTCCTTTTTAGTAACCATTATAGACTTTATTCTATGCTTCAGGAAATTGAGATGGTGAAGCTATCAAAAGGCCATGAAGGGTTAATACTTGCTTATACTCTAAGCGTGGGGCATGGATGTGAATAGTCCTTGCCTTTATAGGATTTCCTGCTTTAGTGCCTGACTACAATCAGCAAATTGGGTATGAGACTATATATTGCTATAACTTGTGAATCATTGTTCTCTGTACAAAAACTTTCTGTTGCTGGATCTGAGATATTGCCCTCTCATGATCTCTAATATATCAATATTTATCTCTTTTAGCCCTGTAGCTTGTCTTTTGAACTTGTATGATTCTTTGATGCAAATTCTGCAGCAGTAATGAATGAGCTTATTGGTTACTAACAACTGTAAAATTTTCCAAGACCTTTTATAAGGCTTCAATTTTAGTTGCAAAACTCATGGAAGAAATCTGTTAACGATGCAGGTCAAACAGAAACCTCTATTGCTTATTTACATTTTGCTTATCATTCTTGGCTTAGAATGTGTCAAAAATGATTTCACCGTGACAGTCATTCTTTTCAGATTCGAGCACAAACCATAGCTCTCACACTCCTGTTGATCGTTACTAAAGTCTAGttatcaatttaattttttcagaATCAGTCTTTTTTATGCTGTTGTTAATCTTTGCAAATAGTATTTTGTTGTGACTGGCTTATCTCTTAAATCATGAATGAGGTCATCACAAAAAATTTAATACCATTGAAACCCTTTCAAGTACCCGTTGTTAGCAGAGAACCCCGTATTATATGGTTTTCAATCATCTAGCCAGCTAATTATGCTAATTTCTCATGTTCAATCATAGTTAAATTCTTCATAGTTACTTCTGAATATTTATCCACCATCAACATGGCTAATGAATGGCCCTGAGACACAATCTCTAGGACTTGGTACTGTCCATTCCTTCCTCCTTCCTCTGTTAATGATGTCCTCTATGTTCCTGGATAATTTAACATCCACTAGTAAACTCATTTTCTTAATTGTGTGGTTTCCTTTACTAGATTTTTTTTCCTGAGAGACTAATGTTCAAGGCAGGATGATTGGCGCTTGATATGGGTCCAGAGAACTTTGTCAAGTTAACACCTTTGGTCATACTGAATCAATGGTAGATTCATCCATGCTCAGTTGGTCATCTTTGCATTGTCAAGTTACAACATCTGGTGCctaatatttataaattgtCTACTCTGCCTTGTGAGTCATGACAAATTGGCAAACTTGTTCACAGCTCATTTCCGAGCAATGTCCATTGTTGAGCTATGTGTGCCTATACTTTGACTTTCTAGTAATAATAAGTCCATTTTAGGGTTAAGAAATTTGTCACATGTTGGTAAAtcattttctttcaatctttttatcatgaaataaaaaattaacatcgtGTTTCAATATGCACTATCCATATAGTGATAATGCTCATATATCTTTTTCAAacaatttcttatttttatagCTTTTCAACACCTAGTTCACATACTCAATAGGGTCGCTAAACGTAAAA
This is a stretch of genomic DNA from Lotus japonicus ecotype B-129 chromosome 1, LjGifu_v1.2. It encodes these proteins:
- the LOC130731255 gene encoding uncharacterized protein LOC130731255, coding for MIKACFSQPKSPSSSSSSTNQFPQNVVTCIYQTQLCDSPTYVTLSWSRTLFSHSLTIHASDIFSTTISLNPSTFSFFQTQHGSKCIQNQHLNKIKLHWNFTKTVYTQNSAEPESCFYLAISHGGKLQFLLGDLALNYLTRRQRHLNITTGTSTSRTEHTPVLLSRREHVFGSRSYVSRAEFMGSKHDIEIECCEGALRVKVDSETRLVVKRLVWKFRGYEKFFIDGIEVEFYWDVLSWVVGNNDTNSNGNHGHGVFVFQVGEGTVWPEIVGAEKRLMRKSVSSGSSVLQWAEENSECGRTSSSSSSTRSCDIGAFSLLLYAWTINS
- the LOC130731256 gene encoding uncharacterized protein LOC130731256, coding for MKDFPSCFGENGVQVADSSTSKTAQNLVTCVYQCRVHGRSCLITVTWSKNLMGQGLSVGIDDSSNQCLCKVDVKPWMFSKRRGCKSLEAFSCKIDVFWDLSSAKFGTGPEPLQGFYVGVVVDRQMVLLLGDLRREAFKKSNAMPLHSNAVLVGKKEHVSGKKLYGTKAVFCDNGRVHDLVIECDTASGNDPCLVIRLDSKTVMQVKRLRWKFRGNHTILVDGLAVEVFWDVHNWLFSTASLADAVFMFKTCLSSDRLWATQSLSNANLLQSSFSERFSDTRLQGLGFSLILYAWKNM